From Vogesella sp. XCS3, the proteins below share one genomic window:
- the hflX gene encoding GTPase HflX, whose translation MFDRPDLGDQAVLVSLDFGEADYEDGVSECLELIKGAGVAVTGLIKGKRQRPDAALFAGKGKVEEIAALVKATDANVVIFNHALGPGQERNLERVLQCRVIDRVTLILDIFAQRARSHEGKLQVELAQLTHMSTRLVRGWTHLERQKGGVGMRGPGETQLETDRRLLGLRVKALKDRLATVQKQRKTQRRSRDRSGLPSVSIVGYTNAGKSTLFNGLTKAGAYAADQLFATLDTTSRRLFINTDVSIVLSDTVGFIRDLPHSLVASFRATLEETISADLLLHVVDAANPMRERQVEEVNKVLKEIGADHVPQLMVWNKTDLRGLPPAILYDEYGAVEGVRVSALSGAGLELLREAIAERALATTHSQTTEKVDHYGTE comes from the coding sequence GTGTTTGATCGTCCTGATCTTGGTGACCAAGCAGTACTGGTAAGTCTCGACTTTGGCGAGGCGGATTATGAAGACGGCGTGAGCGAGTGCCTGGAGCTGATAAAAGGTGCTGGTGTCGCTGTCACCGGCCTGATCAAGGGTAAGCGCCAGCGCCCGGATGCCGCCTTGTTTGCCGGCAAGGGCAAGGTGGAAGAAATCGCTGCGCTGGTCAAGGCTACCGATGCCAATGTGGTGATTTTCAACCACGCACTGGGGCCGGGGCAGGAGCGTAACCTGGAGCGGGTACTGCAGTGCCGGGTAATAGACCGCGTCACCCTGATCCTGGATATTTTTGCGCAGCGCGCGCGCAGTCACGAAGGCAAGCTGCAGGTCGAGCTGGCGCAGCTGACGCATATGTCTACCCGTCTTGTTCGTGGCTGGACGCACTTGGAGCGCCAGAAGGGCGGTGTGGGCATGCGTGGCCCGGGCGAGACGCAGCTGGAAACCGACCGCCGCTTGCTGGGCTTGCGCGTGAAGGCACTGAAAGACCGCCTGGCTACCGTGCAAAAACAGCGCAAAACGCAAAGGCGTAGCCGGGACCGCTCCGGTTTGCCGTCTGTATCGATAGTCGGCTATACCAACGCGGGCAAATCCACGCTATTTAATGGCCTGACCAAGGCGGGAGCCTACGCGGCAGACCAGCTGTTTGCCACGCTGGATACCACTAGCCGTCGCCTGTTTATCAATACCGATGTGTCTATCGTGCTGTCTGATACCGTCGGGTTTATCCGCGATTTGCCTCACTCGTTGGTGGCCTCATTTCGCGCTACGCTGGAAGAAACCATCTCTGCCGATTTGCTGCTGCATGTGGTTGATGCGGCCAACCCCATGCGGGAGCGTCAGGTAGAAGAGGTTAATAAAGTACTGAAAGAAATCGGTGCCGATCACGTACCGCAGCTGATGGTGTGGAACAAGACCGACCTGCGCGGTTTGCCCCCTGCCATCCTGTACGATGAATACGGCGCGGTAGAGGGCGTGCGGGTTTCTGCACTGTCAGGTGCGGGCCTGGAACTCCTGCGTGAAGCCATTGCCGAACGGGCGTTGGCAACGACTCACTCGCAAACCACAGAAAAAGTAGATCACTATGGCACAGAATGA